In Leptotrichia sp. oral taxon 221, the DNA window ATATATTATTTCCCTAAATCTTGAACTAATGAATCAAAATCAACTGGAACTTCTAAGAATTTTTCAATTTTATTATTCGAAATTACTACATTATAAGGGAACCCTTGAACAGCAAATCCTCTTAAAATGCTTCCATCTTTGTCATAAAATACAGGGAATGTATATTCATTTGTTTTAACATAATCTTTTGTTTTACCTAAATCAGTGTTTGAATTAGTAAATACAACTACTACATTTACTTTATCTTTGTATTTATCATAAAATTTTTGCACTTCTGGCAACTCTACTTTACAATGCGGACACCATTCTGCCGCTACCACAAATAAAGTCTTTTTACCATTGTCCATCAATTTTTTACTACTAACTTTTTTCCCATCAAAATTTTCTAAATTAAATGCCGATACTTTTGCTCCCGGATTTTGATCTACATAAAATTCTTTTTCACATCCTATCAAAAATAATGCAACCATAGAAATTAAAAATACTATTTTTTTCATTTTTCCTCCTAAATTTTTTGTTCTAATATTTATTTTCCTTCAATGAATTTTTCAAAAACTGGTCCAATATCATAACCATTATCTTTTGCTATTCTAAAATACACTTTTGATTTATTTTTATCATTTCTTGTGTAATAATACACTCCTAAATTATAAAATGCTGTAGAATTCAACTTCGCTGCCGCTTTTAAATTCAATATTCTTATATTTTTATCTTTTTCAGGATAATACAAACTCAAATCTACAGTTGAATAATCATCACCATTTTCAGAAAGTTTTTCTAAAATTTGTTTAGCTTCCTTACTTTTTCTAA includes these proteins:
- a CDS encoding TlpA disulfide reductase family protein, whose protein sequence is MKKIVFLISMVALFLIGCEKEFYVDQNPGAKVSAFNLENFDGKKVSSKKLMDNGKKTLFVVAAEWCPHCKVELPEVQKFYDKYKDKVNVVVVFTNSNTDLGKTKDYVKTNEYTFPVFYDKDGSILRGFAVQGFPYNVVISNNKIEKFLEVPVDFDSLVQDLGK